Genomic segment of Dethiosulfovibrio salsuginis:
CCTCGGGTGGACGTGGTGCTGCTCAACGGCGGCATGACCAGGCTTCCAGCGGTTAGGGAGAGGATAGGCCGGTTCTTCGGGGTTCAGCCTGTAACGGCGGGAGACCCGGATATGGCCGTTGTCCGAGGTGCGGTGGCGTATCACTACAACCTCCATCGTGGAATCAGGATCGGGGCCATTCTCAACGATACCATCGGCATAGAGGTCATCGGTGGAAAGGTCAAGCACATCGCCCCGGCGGGAGCGGCTCTGCCCTATCGGTCTCCCGTTATAAAGGATCTGGCGGTGACCAACGACGGAGCGACCTTCCTGGACCTGCCTTTCTACCTCGGTCGCAGAACCGATATCGCCCAGCCGAACAGGAAGATAGCCTCCAGGCGGGTCCGTTTCGTCAAGCCTCTTAACGAGGGAGACGTCGTGTGCCTTCAGGTTTCTGTGGACGAGCGGTCCATCATGAGCCTTGAGGGGTGGCCGGAGAAGGACAAAAGCCAGGCTTTCACCGTGACCGTCCAGTCCGACGGAACCTACGAGGAGAAGCCCACCTCCCTGGGGATGATTTCCCGTCCTGTGCCTGGCTTTAATCGGAACGGTCAATCCAAGGGATCGGTTAGCTGTAACGGCCCTGCCCTTAACGTTCACAGCACCGTTCAGCGACTGGTCAACCTCTGCGACAAAGCCCCTAATCCCAGTGTCAACTCCTACGGCCATGGCGACGCCATGAAGGAGATCAAGGATATGGAGAAGTCGGTGCTTATGGCCTCTAATGGCGAGGAGTTTGTCCCTGTGGTTATAGATTACATAGGCAGGAGAAACACCAGAGGACTGGCCAAGAGCCGCCTCATCCTGCTCCTCGGCGACCTGGGCTCGAGACACCCTAACCGGAGGACGGAGATCTTCAGGGTTCTCAAGGATATCTGCGCCCCTGAGAGAATTTCCGTCGCTCCCTCAACGGTGGTAAACACCATATTCCGCTACGCCGTAGAGGCTATAGGCAAGGTCGGAGACCGTTCCGCCGAGGAC
This window contains:
- a CDS encoding Hsp70 family protein; the encoded protein is VEDYAISRYTRIGGDNFDRLVADRFMESFGKRVPLDSLEEQERLSLEQRFLRYAEEAKMELVTEMENRAMFGIVDGSDVRAEVLKANVLGDHPFEYDLSYDEFLDMVSPLMGEDITMDMVDNDQVETDGETIMTPVVDVLLKAKDKAGELPRVDVVLLNGGMTRLPAVRERIGRFFGVQPVTAGDPDMAVVRGAVAYHYNLHRGIRIGAILNDTIGIEVIGGKVKHIAPAGAALPYRSPVIKDLAVTNDGATFLDLPFYLGRRTDIAQPNRKIASRRVRFVKPLNEGDVVCLQVSVDERSIMSLEGWPEKDKSQAFTVTVQSDGTYEEKPTSLGMISRPVPGFNRNGQSKGSVSCNGPALNVHSTVQRLVNLCDKAPNPSVNSYGHGDAMKEIKDMEKSVLMASNGEEFVPVVIDYIGRRNTRGLAKSRLILLLGDLGSRHPNRRTEIFRVLKDICAPERISVAPSTVVNTIFRYAVEAIGKVGDRSAEDHLLKIMGRIEASSLWNSALFSLGKIGAGEAGFQKALSLLKGREKGVRISSLWSIAMMGSRERGNLSASLADDALAKVVSHLEREDHDDAIRNGLFAMGELGDRRPGRSTVSEKTCSKALKAIADIRQRATRNRFGNSTTIRSYCDIATAMVKGEVLSQEQEKSLLGLRSMLG